A single window of Pyrus communis chromosome 10, drPyrComm1.1, whole genome shotgun sequence DNA harbors:
- the LOC137747999 gene encoding uncharacterized mitochondrial protein AtMg00810-like, protein MEGAKPCCTPLGSKKLDHSGPLLSNPTEYRSIVGGLQYLTWTRPDLAFVVNQICQFMLAPREQHLQAAKRVLRFLNGYISHGLWFTKGPVDLSAYSDADWAGCTFDRRSTNGYYVFLGPNLISWSAKKQSIVARSSTRAEYRSLAHTATKLTWVVIFISLFLNCLYYGVITSQQSR, encoded by the coding sequence atggAAGGTGCAAAACCTTGCTGCACACCCCTTGGTTCCAAGAAACTAGATCACAGTGGGCCCCTTCTATCCAATCCTACTGAATATCGATCTATTGTTGGAGGACTCCAATATCTCACTTGGACTCGACCGGATCTTGCCTTTGTTGTAAATCAGATTTGTCAATTCATGCTTGCTCCGAGGGAACAACATCTTCAAGCAGCCAAAAGAGTTCTCCGATTCCTAAACGGATATATTTCTCATGGTCTATGGTTTACCAAGGGTCCTGTTGATCTCTCAGCCTACtcagatgctgattgggctggctGCACGTTTGATAGGCGATCAACTAATGGCTATTATGTGTTTCTTGGTCCTAACCTCATCAGCTGGAGTGCTAAGAAACAAAGTATTGTTGCTCGTTCCTCTACAAGAGCTGAATATCGGTCTTTAGCTCACACGGCTACAAAACTCACTTGGGTAGTGATCTTCATTTCCCTCTTTCTAAACTGCCTATACTATGGTGTGATAACATCTCAGCAATCTCGTTAG